The following proteins come from a genomic window of Salvia hispanica cultivar TCC Black 2014 chromosome 4, UniMelb_Shisp_WGS_1.0, whole genome shotgun sequence:
- the LOC125219657 gene encoding pentatricopeptide repeat-containing protein At1g43980, mitochondrial — protein sequence MFNLLQKAHRFHHTVSFFSGIIDQCSSLKSPSNSLKLVHAQLVKVGLNFSNIYLGNRCIDLYFKSGSPKDAVKVFDDMASKNIFSWNLYLKVLVKCFDMATARRVFDEMPERDAVSWNTVISGYVSSGFRDSAWEVFVEMRERGVGPTEFTFSLLLCCVKCRDHAKEMHCRIVKNGGCYSNLVVGNSLIDMYGKLGLVEYSLAVFWSMERVDVISWNAMISGCCKSGYERFSLHLFCVMRSSGFEVDEYTVSAVLTACSNLRNLEKGKQMFCFSTKMGFLGNAVVCSAAIDLFSKCNRLGSALRVFKESYVCDSAMYNAMIACYANHNMEENAFDLFVYSLRESIRPTDFTLSSVLHSAAVFVPVEQGSQLHSLVIKTGFEAEAIVASSLVEMYNKYGLVEFALKIFSKMASRDLIAWNTMILGLADNGKLFEAIELFEKLLESGLHPDQITYSAVLSACSYGGLLEEGMAVFSFMLQQQRGVVPINEHYTCVVNMMIQSGLINEAIDFLYSLQWEPDSRIWESLLLARGDYENLELIEAIADGLMELEPHSSLPYLIYLANTYEQRGRWESVVRLRRKMEKVTRKEVADISWIGIKGYSFEANPTFHHSRENVWSILGFLKQDMSTGDDNVFIN from the coding sequence ATGTTCAATTTGCTTCAAAAAGCTCACAGATTTCATCACACGGTGTCGTTTTTCTCTGGCATCATCGATCAGTGTTCTTCTCTTAAAAGCCCCTCAAATTCTTTGAAATTAGTACACGCGCAGTTGGTAAAAGTTGGCTTGAATTTCTCAAATATATACCTGGGCAATCGATGCATCGATCTCTATTTCAAATCGGGATCACCGAAAGATGCTGTGAAGGTGTTTGATGATATGGCCAGCAAAAATATCTTTTCTTGGAACTTATACTTGAAAGTCCTGGTGAAATGTTTCGACATGGCGACGGCGCGTCGGGTGTTCGACGAAATGCCTGAACGAGATGCTGTGAGTTGGAATACGGTCATATCTGGGTATGTTTCAAGCGGGTTTCGTGATAGTGCGTGGGAAGTTTTTGTGGAGATGAGGGAGCGTGGGGTTGGGCCGACTGAGTTCACTTTTTCattgttgttgtgttgtgtgaAATGTAGGGATCATGCTAAGGAGATGCATTGTCGCATTGTGAAGAATGGTGGGTGTTATTCTAACTTGGTGGTGGGGAATTCATTGATTGATATGTATGGGAAGCTTGGCCTTGTCGAGTATTCTCTTGCTGTGTTTTGGAGTATGGAGAGAGTGGATGTGATTTCATGGAATGCTATGATTTCTGGTTGCTGTAAATCGGGTTATGAGCGTTTTTCTTTGCATCTGTTCTGTGTGATGAGAAGTAGTGGTTTCGAGGTAGACGAATATACGGTCTCTGCAGTGCTTACTGCTTGCTCCAACTTGCGGAATTTGGAGAAGGGTAAgcagatgttttgtttttctactAAGATGGGATTTCTTGGGAATGCGGTTGTTTGTAGTGCAGCTATTGATCTGTTCTCAAAATGCAACAGACTGGGAAGTGCGTTGCGTGTTTTTAAGGAATCATATGTGTGCGATTCAGCTATGTACAATGCTATGATCGCGTGCTATGCTAATCACAATATGGAGGAGAATGCTTTTGATCTTTTTGTTTATTCTTTGAGGGAAAGTATTAGGCCAACAGATTTCACACTCAGCTCTGTTCTTCACTCTGCTGCTGTGTTTGTTCCAGTAGAGCAAGGTAGTCAGCTTCATTCGCTCGTGATCAAAACAGGGTTTGAAGCGGAGGCAATTGTGGCGAGTTCACTTGTGGaaatgtataataaatatggGTTAGTCGAGTTTGCCTTGAAAATTTTCTCGAAAATGGCTTCTAGAGATTTGATAGCATGGAATACTATGATACTGGGATTGGCTGATAATGGAAAACTATTCGAAGCTATTGAACTTTTTGAGAAACTTCTTGAAAGTGGTTTACATCCTGATCAGATTACATATTCTGCGGTTCTTTCAGCTTGCAGCTATGGTGGATTGCTCGAGGAAGGCATGGCTGTCTTCTCCTTCATGCTGCAGCAGCAGCGGGGAGTAGTTCCGATAAATGAGCATTATACTTGTGTAGTGAATATGATGATTCAATCTGGCTTGATTAACGAAGCAATTGATTTCTTGTACTCGTTGCAATGGGAACCTGATTCTCGTATATGGGAATCCCTTCTCCTTGCTCGTGGGGATTATGAGAATCTAGAGCTGATAGAAGCCATTGCAGACGGATTGATGGAGTTGGAACCTCACTCGTCTCTTCCTTACTTGATTTATTTGGCTAACACTTATGAGCAACGAGGTAGATGGGAAAGCGTTGTTCGGCTGAGGAGGAAGATGGAAAAGGTGACCAGAAAGGAAGTAGCTGACATCAGTTGGATTGGTATAAAAGGATATTCATTTGAGGCGAACCCAACGTTTCATCATAGTAGGGAGAATGTTTGGTCGATTTTGGGATTTTTAAAGCAGGATATGTCGACTGGAGATGATAACGTGTTCATCAACTGA
- the LOC125220716 gene encoding serine/threonine-protein kinase PBL34-like, with amino-acid sequence MDSFVARSCSTRRCTPLMLGGVVIAFDAYKTHDIDEFKKIINDVLDREQTFEEVRTITFLGALDRVLHPMGFKIQVEHKTFVGAHGRAIEEDVSRKLEEYLSTLQSSAVECEEKGVEIQVKIIVGAPLLDVLVEEISSLRATWTILDRKLKKETRSCYLKNLSCKVAQVRDNLCLEILRPYHIDTGYRNTKHKLIYSLGKAVPLPPTQEDESDMTSTRSLPITPMIRSCNPNNGLMAPPLTNSEEKLVSSDDESDTSPPQESQVYAGEIEIEEEDKHGGSRKVENKDDVVDSSYSEMKIEAGEYSSDTSPEDNDPKEENKAGDDETQECSNVSDQPFPCDSEETNACLESLRSSYSLVQTATDDVSFDKFLGEGGHEVEYKVKLSDCKEESKAGEEVGDEIQERSSASDKPFPRDSEKTNACLDLQGCSYSIVQTATDDFSFDNFIGEGGYGIVYKGKLSDGQLVAVKVQKETRAQTSAEFLNEVSILSAARHVNIVPLLGYCSKGNLRILIYEYMHNKSLEWHLFDNAAGVLEWSQRYAIAVGAAKGLQFLHECCESPIVHCNVRPTNVMLTQDLIPMLGDFGLAKYSTSKFDKQRNFLGNLGYVAPEGSIGCVKADVYAFGIVLAQLVSGRKAVDAAAGDQQQSIREWALSLIESLALDDLVDPRLGAAYCAYELYNMARAAYSCLQTAPLSRPTMTEIVCILEGKNDHLRHVSSNLYPMIIRGEACSFD; translated from the exons ATGGATTCATTCGTTGCTCGGAGCTGCAGCACCAGGCGGTGCACTCCTCTCATGCTTGGTGGCGTTGTGATTGCTTTCGACGCATACAAAACTCATGACATCGACGAGTTCAAGAAGATTATTAATGATGTTTTGGATAGGGAACAGACGTTCGAAGAAGTTAGAACAATCACGTTCCTGGGAGCGCTGGACAGAGTCCTTCATCCCA TGGGGTTCAAGATCCAAGTAGAACATAAGACCTTCGTGGGAGCACACGGTCGTGCAATCGAGGAAGACGTTTCTAGAAAGCTCGAAGAGTATTTAAGCACACTCCAAAGCAGTGCCGTTGAATGTGAAGAAAAAGGG GTGGAAATCCAAGTGAAAATCATAGTTGGAGCTCCATTGCTTGATGTTCTTGTAGAAGAAATATCATCACTGCGTGCAACATGGACAATACTTGATAG GAAACTGAAAAAGGAAACAAGGTCTTGCTACCTTAAAAATCTGTCTTGCAAAGTTGCACAAGTGCGTGATAACTTGTGTTTGGAGATACTGAGGCCTTATCACATCGACACCGGCTACAGAAACACGAAGCATAAGCTGATTTACTCGTTAGGCAAGGCGGTGCCACTGCCTCCTACACAAGAAGATGAGAGTGACATGACCTCTACCAGGTCCCTGCCTATCACTCCCATGATAAGGTCTTGTAATCCAAACAACGGCTTGATGGCGCCTCCGTTGACGAACTCTGAGGAGAAGCTCGTCTCCTCGGACGATGAGAGTGACACGAGTCCTCCACAAGAATCACAAG TTTATGCAGGAGAGATTGAGATCGAGGAAGAAGATAAACACGGTGGCTCCAGGAAAGTGGAGAACAAGGATGATGTCGTTGATTCGAGTTACTCGGAGATGAAGATTGAGGCAGGTGAATATTCCTCCGATACTTCACCAGAAG ATAACGATCCCAAAGAAGAAAACAAGGCGGGAGACGATGAAACCCAAGAGTGTTCCAACGTTTCTGATCAGCCTTTCCCTTGTGATTCTGAGGAGACGAACGCATGCCTTGAATCACTGAGATCCAGCTATTCGCTCGTGCAGACTGCAACAGATGACGTCTCGTTCGACAAATTTCTTGGCGAAGGCGGACACGAGGTTGAGTACAAGGTCAAGCTTAGTGATTGCAAGGAAGAAAGCAAGGCAGGGGAGGAAGTAGGCGACGAAATCCAAGAGCGTTCCAGCGCTTCTGATAAGCCTTTTCCTCGTGATTCTGAGAAGACGAATGCGTGCCTTGACCTACAGGGATGCAGCTATTCGATCGTGCAGACTGCAACGGATGACTTCTCGTTCGACAACTTCATTGGCGAAGGAGGGTACGGGATCGTATACAAGGGCAAGCTCAGTGATGGGCAGCTTGTGGCTGTGAAGGTGCAGAAGGAGACAAGAGCACAGACTTCTGCTGAGTTTCTTAATGAAGTCTCGATTCTCAGCGCTGCTCGACACGTGAACATTGTCCCGCTTCTTGGCTACTGCAGCAAGGGAAACCTTAGAATCTTGATTTATGAGTACATGCACAACAAGTCTCTGGAGTGGCATTTATTTG ATAATGCAGCTGGAGTTCTTGAATGGAGCCAGCGATACGCTATCGCTGTCGGCGCTGCAAAAGGGCTGCAGTTTTTACATGAGTGCTGCGAGAGTCCCATCGTTCACTGCAACGTTAGGCCAACCAATGTGATGCTAACACAAGACCTTATTCCAatg CTGGGAGATTTTGGGCTTGCTAAGTATAGCACTTCGAAATTCGATAAACAGAGAAATTTTCTTGGAAATCTTGG ATATGTGGCACCAGAGGGCAGCATTGGGTGTGTGAAGGCAGACGTGTATGCGTTCGGCATAGTGTTGGCGCAGCTTGTATCAGGGCGGAAGGCGGTGGATGCGGCAGCCGGGGATCAGCAGCAGTCGATCAGGGAATGG GCTTTATCTTTAATTGAATCTCTGGCGTTGGATGATCTCGTTGATCCACGCCTCGGGGCTGCCTACTGCGCCTATGAACTCTACAACATGGCTCGAGCCGCCTACTCGTGCCTACAGACTGCGCCTCTGTCGCGCCCAACTATGACGGAg ATCGTATGCATACTCGAGGGGAAGAACGATCATCTTCGCCATGTCAGTAGCAATTTATACCCCATGATAATAAGAGGAGAGGCTTGCAGCTTCGACTAA